One Kallotenue papyrolyticum genomic window carries:
- a CDS encoding CoA transferase — translation MRALDGWHIVNLAINLPGPWAAARLQQLGARVTKVEPPDGDPLARICPPWYAHLSAEQRVLRLDLKAPPERERLAALLDEADLLLTAMRPRALARLGLDWAGLQRRYPRLCQVAIVGAAGAQAERPGHDLTYQAQAGLLTPPALPRALLADLAGAERAVSAALALLLVRARGGPAGYAEVALADTARELAAPWRYGLTQPDGPLGGGWPGYGLYPARVGWVALAALEPRFWQRLTALLGLSAPTHADLARIFATRDAAAWARERDLPLVAVEEGTRPAGEGAAS, via the coding sequence ATGCGGGCCCTGGACGGCTGGCACATCGTCAACCTGGCGATCAACCTGCCGGGCCCCTGGGCGGCGGCGCGGCTGCAGCAGCTCGGCGCGCGCGTCACCAAAGTCGAGCCGCCGGATGGCGATCCGCTGGCGCGCATCTGTCCGCCGTGGTACGCGCACCTGAGCGCCGAGCAGCGCGTGCTGCGGCTCGACCTCAAAGCGCCGCCGGAGCGCGAACGGCTGGCTGCGCTGCTGGACGAGGCCGATCTGCTGCTGACTGCCATGCGGCCCCGCGCGCTGGCCCGCCTCGGCCTGGACTGGGCTGGTCTGCAGCGGCGCTATCCCCGGCTCTGTCAGGTAGCGATCGTGGGCGCGGCCGGCGCCCAGGCCGAACGGCCCGGCCACGATCTGACCTACCAGGCGCAGGCCGGGTTGCTCACGCCACCTGCGCTGCCGCGTGCGCTGCTGGCCGACCTGGCCGGAGCGGAACGCGCCGTCAGCGCGGCGCTGGCGCTGTTACTCGTCCGCGCGCGGGGCGGGCCGGCCGGCTATGCCGAGGTGGCGCTGGCCGATACCGCACGTGAGCTGGCTGCGCCCTGGCGCTACGGCCTGACCCAGCCGGATGGACCCTTGGGTGGCGGCTGGCCGGGCTATGGCCTCTACCCGGCGCGCGTCGGCTGGGTTGCGCTGGCCGCGCTGGAGCCGCGATTCTGGCAGCGGTTGACGGCGCTGCTGGGCCTGTCTGCGCCGACGCACGCCGATCTGGCGCGCATCTTCGCTACGCGCGACGCGGCCGCCTGGGCACGCGAGCGCGATCTGCCGCTGGTAGCCGTTGAGGAAGGGACGCGCCCCGCTGGGGAGGGCGCGGCTAGCTAG